In a genomic window of Phoenix dactylifera cultivar Barhee BC4 unplaced genomic scaffold, palm_55x_up_171113_PBpolish2nd_filt_p 001920F, whole genome shotgun sequence:
- the LOC120109227 gene encoding pectinesterase-like — MFPFGSMSSSMSMYERVSSKDREKKKKFILWACAISLVIILSTALSLTTTKQAGAKPKGLASSYHSFSTVSRAAAATTTTSSTTTTTTKISSAITFACEATHYPNACESALASLAGAPTKSAKEVFDVSVQFAMGRAHSVRAMAYNLTLNHQKLGSGRPTGMDDCLELLDITLDQLNDVLDPKKSSSPHDIKTWLSAALTNQATCKDSLQIVEASDGKDAMSRQVESLTQFISNSLALHMKLNGTGSDAGGRKLLSDGFPAWLSAADRKLLEAPPEDVRPDAVVAKDGSGTHKTINEAIAFVSLASGGGGRSVIHVKSGTYNEYIKIPTKQKNVMLMGDGKGKSVIVGSKNVENGYTTYGSATVAAMGAGFIAKGVTIINNSGASKQQGVALLVGGDKSVIYQCSIQGYQDTLYTLSNRQFYSQDDIYGTVDFIFGNSAVVFQNCYIQPRKAGGGQKNVITAQGREDPNQNTGISIHKCRIVGASDLGGTPTYLGRPWKKYSRTVVMETYMDDSIDPAGWEPWSGSFALSTLYYGEYANTGPGASTSGRVGWSGVHSSLSASEASKFTVSEFIFGDSWLPGTGVSYNAGL, encoded by the exons ATGTTCCCCTTCGGCAGCATGAGCTCGAGCATGAGCATGTATGAGAGAGTGAGCTCCAAGgatagggagaaaaagaaaaagttcatcTTGTGGGCATGTGCCATCTCCTTAGTGATTATTCTATCAACTGCGCTATCCCTGACAACCACAAAGCAAGCAGGAGCTAAACCCAAGGGTCTAGCTTCCTCTTACCATTCCTTCAGTACAGTCTCTAGGGCTgccgccgccaccaccaccaccagctccaccaccaccaccaccaccaagaTCTCTAGCGCCATCACCTTTGCCTGCGAGGCCACCCACTACCCAAATGCATGCGAGTCCGCCCTCGCCTCCCTTGCCGGAGCACCGACAAAGTCAGCAAAAGAGGTCTTCGACGTGTCCGTCCAATTTGCCATGGGCCGCGCCCACTCGGTCCGCGCCATGGCCTACAACCTAACCCTCAATCACCAGAAGCTCGGGTCCGGCCGCCCCACCGGCATGGACGACTGCCTCGAGCTCCTCGACATCACCCTGGATCAACTCAACGACGTCCTCGACCCGAAGAAGAGCTCGAGTCCTCACGACATCAAGACCTGGCTCAGCGCGGCCCTCACGAACCAGGCGACGTGCAAGGATAGCCTCCAGATCGTCGAGGCCTCCGACGGGAAGGATGCCATGAGCCGCCAGGTGGAGAGCTTGACGCAGTTCATCAGCAACTCGCTCGCCCTCCACATGAAGCTCAACGGTACTGGAAGCGATGCCGGCGGCCGGAAGCTACTATCCGACGGATTTCCGGCATGGCTGTCCGCCGCGGACCGAAAGCTCCTGGAAGCTCCCCCGGAGGACGTCCGGCCGGATGCGGTGGTGGCCAAGGATGGCAGCGGCACCCACAAGACGATCAACGAGGCCATCGCCTTCGTGTCGCTGGCCTCCGGCGGCGGTGGCAGGAGCGTGATACACGTGAAATCCGGGACCTATAATGAGTACATCAAGATCCCAACCAAGCAGAAGAACGTCATGCTGATGGGAGACGGGAAGGGCAAATCCGTCATTGTGGGCAGCAAGAACGTTGAAAACGGGTATACGACCTACGGTTCCGCGACCGTCG CTGCCATGGGTGCAGGCTTCATCGCCAAGGGCGTCACCATCATCAACAACTCCGGGGCATCGAAGCAGCAGGGCGTGGCCTTGCTTGTCGGCGGGGATAAGTCCGTGATCTACCAGTGCTCCATACAGGGATACCAGGACACCCTCTACACCCTCTCCAACCGGCAATTCTATTCACAGGACGACATCTACGGCACCGTCGACTTCATCTTCGGCAACTCGGCAGTGGTCTTCCAGAACTGCTACATCCAACCTCGGAAGGCCGGCGGGGGCCAGAAGAACGTCATCACGGCGCAAGGCCGGGAGGATCCGAACCAGAACACCGGCATATCGATCCACAAATGCAGGATCGTCGGAGCGTCGGACTTGGGCGGGACTCCGACCTACCTTGGTAGGCCATGGAAGAAGTACTCGAGGACGGTGGTGATGGAGACTTACATGGATGACTCCATCGACCCTGCAGGGTGGGAGCCATGGTCGGGCAGCTTCGCGCTTTCCACGCTCTACTATGGGGAGTACGCCAACACTGGCCCAGGGGCCTCCACATCCGGTCGGGTCGGTTGGTCCGGCGTCCACTCGTCGCTCTCCGCCTCCGAGGcatcaaaatttactgtttctgAATTCATCTTTGGTGACTCATGGTTGCCGGGCACCGGCGTCAGCTACAACGCCGGACTCTGA